A genome region from Ligilactobacillus cholophilus includes the following:
- the prmA gene encoding 50S ribosomal protein L11 methyltransferase produces MEWTKLVIETSNEASEAVINILMENNAGGVQIDDTNGANDVEIITYFPDKINIIEKIPELEEKIKSLSKYGLNPGKAVVKVSDVDDESWRDVWKKYYHPIRVTRYLTIVPSWEDYVPEDKLENVIRLDPGRAFGTGKHPTTSLALLALEKTIRGNESIIDVGTGSGVLSIAAKYLGAGKVDAYDIDNEAIKATKENLALNLVAKDVNVKVNNLLDGINEKKDLIVANILAEIIIPLIPQAKNNLVKGGKFITSGIISNKKDIVIKNLLSNGFIIDDILNEKDWYSIIAHVPMAGE; encoded by the coding sequence ATGGAATGGACTAAATTAGTTATTGAAACTTCAAACGAAGCGAGTGAAGCTGTAATAAATATTTTAATGGAAAATAATGCTGGTGGAGTACAAATTGATGATACTAATGGAGCAAATGATGTAGAAATAATTACATATTTCCCAGATAAAATTAATATAATTGAAAAAATTCCTGAGTTAGAAGAAAAAATTAAATCATTATCAAAATACGGATTAAATCCAGGAAAAGCGGTTGTTAAGGTTAGTGATGTTGATGATGAATCATGGAGAGATGTTTGGAAGAAGTATTATCATCCAATTAGAGTTACACGTTATTTGACAATTGTTCCTAGTTGGGAAGATTATGTTCCTGAGGATAAGTTAGAAAATGTCATTAGATTAGATCCAGGACGTGCATTTGGTACAGGTAAGCATCCAACAACTAGTTTAGCATTGTTAGCTTTAGAAAAGACCATTCGTGGAAATGAGTCAATAATAGATGTTGGTACTGGATCAGGTGTTTTAAGTATTGCAGCAAAATATTTAGGTGCTGGTAAAGTTGATGCTTATGATATTGATAATGAGGCTATTAAAGCAACAAAAGAAAATTTAGCTTTAAATTTAGTTGCAAAAGATGTAAATGTTAAAGTTAATAATCTTTTAGATGGAATAAATGAAAAAAAAGACTTAATTGTTGCTAATATTTTAGCGGAAATCATAATACCATTAATTCCTCAAGCTAAAAACAATTTAGTGAAGGGTGGAAAATTCATAACATCAGGAATTATTTCCAATAAAAAAGATATTGTAATTAAAAATTTATTATCAAATGGCTTTATAATTGATGACATTTTAAATGAAAAAGATTGGTATTCAATTATTG
- a CDS encoding ABC transporter substrate-binding protein: protein MKFIKKLAVAVTTAATVFATIAGSVNATANADSIPTKVTKKTTITFWHGMSGNQQKALEKLTKDFEKENPNITVKLENQGQYKDLQSKITSTLQSPKDLPTITQAYPGWLYTAAQNDLLVNLKPYINNSKIGWGSAAKSGIKSDLLEGAQIDGKQYGLPFNKSVEVLVYNKTLLDKYGVKVPTTTKELKEAAKTIYEKSDHKVVGAGFDSLSNYYVLGMRNEGVDFTSKINLTSKKSKKVINYYADGIKDGYFKTAGSNGYLSGDFSNQKVAMFVGTSAGESFVKKGVNNKFEYGVAPRPGKWNMQQGTDIYMFKNASKEQRTAAFMYMKFLTSKKSQLYWAQQTGYIPVSQSVIDSKEYKDNKDSKVPAQVEASTKHLYSVPVTKNSNAAYQEMNTIMQDILSHAKDGNVNSLIKKGESQFKNAWNQ, encoded by the coding sequence ATGAAGTTCATAAAAAAATTAGCAGTTGCAGTTACTACAGCAGCTACTGTTTTTGCAACAATTGCTGGGAGTGTTAATGCTACTGCAAACGCAGATAGTATTCCAACAAAAGTTACAAAGAAAACAACTATTACATTTTGGCATGGAATGTCAGGAAATCAACAAAAGGCATTGGAAAAGTTAACAAAAGATTTTGAAAAAGAAAATCCTAATATTACTGTTAAACTTGAAAATCAAGGACAATATAAAGATTTACAGTCTAAGATTACATCAACTTTGCAATCACCAAAGGATTTGCCAACAATTACTCAAGCATATCCTGGATGGCTATATACAGCAGCTCAAAATGATTTATTAGTTAATTTAAAACCTTATATTAATAATTCAAAAATTGGTTGGGGCAGTGCTGCAAAAAGTGGAATTAAGTCTGATTTATTAGAAGGTGCACAAATTGATGGTAAACAATATGGATTACCATTTAACAAATCAGTTGAAGTATTAGTTTACAATAAAACATTGTTAGATAAGTATGGTGTAAAAGTTCCAACTACAACGAAAGAATTGAAGGAAGCAGCAAAAACAATTTATGAAAAATCAGATCACAAAGTTGTTGGTGCTGGATTTGATTCATTATCAAATTACTACGTTTTAGGTATGAGAAATGAAGGCGTAGATTTTACATCAAAGATTAATTTAACATCAAAGAAATCTAAGAAAGTAATTAATTACTACGCTGATGGAATTAAAGATGGATACTTCAAAACAGCTGGTTCTAATGGATATTTATCAGGTGATTTTTCAAATCAAAAAGTAGCAATGTTTGTTGGTACAAGTGCAGGAGAAAGTTTTGTAAAGAAGGGTGTAAATAATAAGTTCGAATATGGGGTTGCACCTCGTCCAGGAAAATGGAATATGCAACAAGGAACAGATATTTACATGTTTAAAAATGCATCTAAAGAACAAAGAACAGCTGCATTTATGTATATGAAATTCTTAACAAGTAAGAAATCTCAATTATACTGGGCACAACAAACAGGTTATATTCCAGTTTCACAAAGTGTAATTGACAGCAAAGAATATAAGGATAATAAAGATTCTAAAGTTCCAGCACAAGTTGAAGCTTCTACAAAGCATTTATACTCAGTTCCTGTAACAAAGAATTCAAATGCTGCATATCAAGAAATGAATACTATCATGCAAGATATTTTAAGCCATGCAAAAGATGGTAATGTAAATTCATTAATTAAAAAAGGTGAATCACAATTTAAGAATGCATGGAATCAATAA
- a CDS encoding DUF3013 family protein has protein sequence MKQKSLIDYLDENLDQIDFDGALEWKWNKKNRSFILGMEFYIENNSNREIIDSNDMKSVEPIIDFYDEILLFDKTKEIKFNKDDFLVCLPFNGKKGWTKGEADAFLDVLQDTLDNGESDLMDFINDEKIETFNLNWNMDEFKKQLEKNNDDNEILPYPKF, from the coding sequence ATGAAACAAAAATCTTTGATTGACTATTTGGATGAGAATTTAGATCAAATTGATTTTGATGGAGCATTAGAATGGAAATGGAACAAAAAAAATCGGTCGTTTATATTAGGAATGGAATTTTATATTGAGAATAATAGTAATCGAGAAATTATAGATTCAAACGATATGAAATCTGTAGAACCCATAATTGATTTTTATGATGAAATTTTATTATTTGATAAAACTAAGGAAATTAAATTTAATAAAGACGATTTTTTAGTTTGTTTACCCTTTAATGGAAAAAAAGGATGGACAAAAGGGGAGGCAGATGCTTTTTTAGATGTATTACAAGATACATTAGATAATGGTGAATCTGATTTAATGGACTTTATTAATGATGAAAAAATTGAAACATTCAATTTAAATTGGAATATGGATGAATTTAAAAAACAACTTGAAAAAAATAATGATGATAATGAAATTCTACCATATCCTAAGTTTTAG